One region of Chitinophaga varians genomic DNA includes:
- a CDS encoding FecR family protein — MPDTERLIYLLSQARKRLATQEEYTELLEMVQADETGMVNAQIEAFHGPTAPDSNNPAEWQQLMTDILAADKSRPATRIKPLHWRWMAAASLLLLACAAWWRLQPAKAPVPVHAQATPDVAPGGNKAILTLSDGSQITLDSATNGVLAQQGSSKVTKLANGQLVYDASGSSQGKILYNTMSTPLGGQYSLILPDGSKVWLNAGSSITYPTAFAGQERKVSVTGEAFFDVAKNAAMPFRVAAHNTTVEVLGTHFNINAYTDEATINTTLVEGAIRVSAHNRQMVLKPGQQARVGHTDVQVADQVDLSAITAWKEGYFSFTNADLPTVMRELARWYNLEVSYEGKIPERVFNGEIGRSLTLAQVLKGLSKTRIKYRIEDGHRIIIQP; from the coding sequence TTGCCAGATACTGAAAGACTGATATATCTATTGTCACAGGCCCGCAAACGCCTCGCCACGCAGGAGGAATACACGGAACTGCTGGAGATGGTCCAGGCAGACGAAACGGGCATGGTCAATGCGCAGATAGAAGCCTTCCACGGCCCCACGGCCCCGGACAGCAACAACCCTGCGGAATGGCAACAACTGATGACCGATATCCTCGCGGCCGACAAGTCGCGGCCCGCCACCCGCATAAAACCTCTCCACTGGAGATGGATGGCCGCTGCCAGCCTGTTACTGCTGGCCTGCGCCGCCTGGTGGCGGTTGCAACCGGCTAAAGCACCGGTGCCGGTACACGCACAAGCCACACCCGATGTGGCCCCCGGCGGCAACAAAGCCATACTCACCCTCAGCGACGGTTCTCAAATAACACTCGACAGCGCCACCAACGGCGTACTGGCGCAACAAGGCAGCAGCAAAGTCACCAAACTGGCCAACGGCCAACTGGTATACGATGCCTCCGGCAGCAGTCAGGGCAAAATACTGTACAACACCATGAGCACACCGCTCGGCGGACAATACAGCCTTATCCTCCCCGATGGTTCCAAAGTATGGCTCAACGCCGGTTCGTCTATCACCTATCCCACCGCCTTCGCCGGCCAGGAAAGGAAAGTAAGCGTAACAGGCGAAGCCTTTTTTGATGTAGCAAAAAACGCTGCCATGCCCTTCCGCGTCGCAGCTCACAATACCACCGTGGAAGTATTAGGCACTCATTTTAATATCAACGCCTATACAGACGAAGCCACCATCAATACCACCCTCGTGGAAGGCGCCATCAGAGTGTCTGCCCACAACCGCCAAATGGTGCTGAAACCAGGCCAGCAGGCCAGGGTGGGACATACGGACGTACAAGTGGCCGACCAGGTGGACCTGTCCGCCATCACGGCATGGAAAGAAGGGTACTTTTCCTTCACCAACGCGGATTTACCGACTGTCATGCGGGAACTGGCCCGCTGGTACAACCTGGAGGTCAGCTATGAAGGAAAAATACCGGAGCGCGTGTTTAACGGGGAAATAGGCCGCAGCCTCACCCTCGCACAGGTGTTGAAAGGGCTGTCCAAAACAAGGATCAAATACAGAATAGAAGATGGCCACCGGATTATTATCCAGCCATAA
- a CDS encoding RNA polymerase sigma factor encodes MQHDVAQETILFDRISEGDETAFEALFHLYVPRIRPVIFQIIQEEAPVKDIIQEVFLGLWMGRDKLSAVSSPRNWIFKMTYHRSYSWLQKQGVREKARHQLSWSEDEYTNVTEENLSLSETSRLIREAIAQLPPQAMKIYLLSRESGLKIAEIAGQLDISVQTVKNSLVRSLRAIREYLLKHGISIPLMLLSYSLSHFF; translated from the coding sequence ATGCAGCACGACGTAGCACAGGAGACGATATTATTTGACCGGATCTCGGAAGGGGACGAAACAGCGTTTGAAGCACTGTTTCATCTTTATGTGCCCCGCATCAGGCCTGTCATCTTCCAGATTATCCAGGAAGAAGCGCCGGTAAAAGATATCATCCAGGAAGTATTCCTCGGCCTGTGGATGGGACGGGATAAGCTGTCCGCTGTCAGCAGCCCCCGTAACTGGATCTTCAAAATGACTTACCACCGTTCCTACAGCTGGCTCCAAAAACAAGGCGTCCGCGAAAAAGCCCGTCACCAGCTGTCCTGGAGCGAAGATGAATATACCAACGTCACGGAAGAAAACCTGTCCCTCTCCGAAACATCCCGCTTAATACGGGAAGCCATCGCTCAGCTGCCACCGCAGGCCATGAAAATATACCTCCTCAGCCGGGAAAGCGGCCTGAAGATCGCCGAAATTGCAGGCCAGCTGGACATCTCCGTGCAAACCGTCAAAAACTCGCTGGTACGCTCCCTCCGTGCCATCCGTGAATACCTCCTCAAACATGGTATTAGTATCCCTTTGATGCTGCTTTCTTACAGCCTCTCCCACTTTTTTTAA
- a CDS encoding tetratricopeptide repeat protein, translating into MHEIESLVEMSVYCLHESQDNSLDRRSLFYSLYELQSQFDTGFTHFRVMDILTQHRFVYTFPITAHPAYAQHQAFLDSLAAARKFSFIYTEPENEWDAETNPVAGYAHFDQQQQQYILYCDAGSTLWEAFVANGTLQGADAVPPQLFDVFTMARIIADYAAQQQYRDVLASWYHLLPYMVMAAEQENEPIDQEALKTILGHVVANDAIYEENLPPIDELPEGGELGKFCEWWYAPAKGKMKTAAELDKDIALDLDAVPFTQEVEKTAAWYDNEVRNLLEGIHQSISDMEDNGYDEAAQKSIETRLLQGLQYAIKGLELAPDEPGLLVNMGSLYMLAENYEEALASYNKALAIAPDNSYVHLNRAILFYQMEDVPMAIDSFEKVLALEPGNEFAQQWLSHLKNNG; encoded by the coding sequence ATGCATGAAATAGAATCCCTGGTGGAGATGTCCGTTTACTGCCTGCACGAAAGCCAGGATAATTCCCTGGACCGCAGAAGCCTTTTTTACAGCCTGTATGAACTGCAGTCGCAGTTTGATACCGGCTTTACCCATTTCCGGGTGATGGACATCCTGACACAACATCGTTTCGTGTATACGTTCCCGATAACTGCGCATCCTGCTTATGCCCAACACCAGGCATTCCTGGACAGCCTTGCCGCTGCCCGGAAGTTCAGCTTTATTTATACCGAACCGGAAAACGAATGGGACGCGGAAACCAACCCGGTAGCCGGTTACGCCCACTTCGACCAGCAACAGCAGCAGTATATCCTCTACTGTGATGCCGGTTCCACCCTGTGGGAGGCTTTTGTGGCCAACGGCACGCTGCAGGGCGCCGACGCTGTGCCGCCCCAGCTGTTCGATGTGTTCACCATGGCCCGCATCATTGCCGACTACGCCGCGCAACAACAATACCGCGATGTGCTCGCCAGCTGGTACCACCTGTTGCCCTACATGGTGATGGCCGCCGAACAGGAAAATGAACCCATCGACCAGGAAGCCCTGAAAACCATACTGGGCCACGTAGTCGCCAACGACGCCATCTATGAGGAAAACCTGCCACCCATCGACGAGCTGCCCGAAGGTGGTGAACTCGGCAAATTCTGCGAGTGGTGGTACGCTCCCGCCAAAGGGAAAATGAAAACAGCCGCGGAACTGGACAAAGACATAGCCCTGGACCTGGACGCCGTTCCTTTCACACAGGAAGTGGAGAAAACCGCCGCCTGGTATGACAACGAGGTGCGCAACCTTCTCGAGGGCATTCATCAAAGCATTTCCGATATGGAAGACAACGGCTATGATGAAGCCGCCCAAAAAAGTATTGAAACACGCCTGTTACAAGGGCTGCAATACGCCATCAAAGGCCTTGAGCTGGCCCCTGATGAACCCGGTCTGCTCGTCAATATGGGCTCTCTGTACATGCTGGCCGAAAACTATGAAGAAGCGCTGGCCTCCTATAACAAAGCGCTGGCCATTGCTCCGGACAACAGTTATGTACACCTCAACCGTGCCATCCTCTTCTATCAAATGGAAGATGTGCCCATGGCCATTGACTCGTTTGAAAAAGTGCTGGCCCTTGAACCAGGCAATGAATTTGCCCAACAATGGCTCTCCCATCTCAAAAACAATGGATAA
- a CDS encoding sugar phosphate isomerase/epimerase family protein, translated as MRNSRRSFIQQAGLLAAGMMLPGHLFAQTEKKGLTRNIGLQLYTLRDQLDKDVKSTIIRVAQIGYKEVETYYGYQGEKDKGTFWGLKPSELKALFQEYQLATPSGHYQLNDYLTRGNGNPAALQPQIDLAAELGQQYFIVPVLPLSLWDKKLKTDDYKFMADQLNKAGELCKKSNLHIGYHNHYWEFKKLADSATTGYEVMLKNTDPKLVSFELDLFWAVKSGVDPLKLFSEAPGRFVAWHVKDMDKKNTASLTAAGNENKTSMQLLSGVSFAEVGTGSINFRQIFAQAKQAGVQHIFVEQDKITIDPFDSITTSYNYVKNVLLK; from the coding sequence ATGCGTAACTCACGACGTTCGTTTATTCAACAGGCCGGACTACTAGCTGCCGGCATGATGCTTCCCGGCCATCTTTTTGCACAGACGGAAAAAAAAGGCCTCACCCGCAACATCGGGCTGCAATTGTACACGCTGCGCGACCAGCTGGACAAAGACGTTAAAAGCACCATCATCCGCGTAGCGCAGATCGGTTATAAAGAAGTGGAGACTTATTACGGCTATCAGGGTGAAAAAGACAAAGGCACTTTCTGGGGCCTCAAACCGTCGGAGCTGAAAGCCCTGTTCCAGGAATACCAGCTGGCCACTCCCAGCGGGCACTATCAGCTCAACGATTACCTGACCCGCGGCAACGGCAACCCCGCTGCCCTGCAACCACAGATCGACCTCGCAGCGGAACTGGGCCAACAGTATTTTATTGTGCCCGTACTGCCGCTTTCCCTGTGGGACAAAAAACTGAAAACGGACGATTATAAGTTCATGGCCGACCAACTGAACAAAGCCGGCGAACTGTGTAAGAAATCAAATCTTCATATCGGTTATCATAACCACTACTGGGAATTTAAAAAACTGGCAGACAGCGCCACCACCGGCTATGAGGTGATGCTTAAAAACACAGACCCAAAACTGGTGTCCTTTGAGCTGGACCTCTTCTGGGCCGTGAAGTCCGGCGTAGACCCGCTGAAGCTCTTCTCCGAAGCGCCCGGCCGTTTCGTAGCCTGGCACGTAAAGGACATGGATAAAAAGAACACTGCCAGTCTCACTGCCGCCGGCAATGAAAACAAGACATCCATGCAGTTATTGTCCGGCGTGTCTTTCGCAGAAGTAGGCACCGGCAGCATTAACTTCCGGCAGATCTTCGCCCAGGCGAAACAGGCCGGTGTGCAGCATATCTTCGTTGAGCAGGACAAAATCACCATTGATCCGTTTGACAGCATCACCACAAGTTACAATTACGTGAAAAACGTATTACTGAAATAA
- the lepB gene encoding signal peptidase I — translation MKLFFWKRKTAGGPQKKKSKVREWIDAAIFAVVVATLIRTFLFEAFMIPSGSMERTLLIHDYLFVSKISYGPRIPMTPLAFPFANHTLPFTKTTKAYSTAIQWPYRRLPGFSDIERNDVIVFNYPCGDTALYSKSGDDADYYVMKRNMTPDTLKMFYSDPIYRPVDKRETWIKRCVGISGDTIMVADGQLFVNGKSGFEPPNALTSYRVKTRSGKPFNDKQEKDLGLSGGYGLGTDSSRYYTYDLTKEAVALVKKWGDTIYADPKIQTRKGIFPGDPDKYAWSEDVYGPVYVPKKGATVQLDTCVLPFYRRVIVNYEHNQLEVKGDKIFINGRETKAYTFKMNYYWMMGDNRHQSIDSRFWGFVPEDHLIGKAWVIWFSFHKTYKDFYIRWSRFFTLIK, via the coding sequence ATGAAGCTATTTTTCTGGAAGAGGAAAACGGCCGGGGGACCCCAAAAAAAGAAATCAAAAGTCAGGGAATGGATAGATGCGGCCATTTTCGCCGTCGTGGTGGCCACACTGATCCGGACTTTCCTGTTTGAGGCCTTTATGATCCCCAGCGGCTCTATGGAAAGGACCCTGTTAATCCACGACTATCTTTTTGTTAGTAAGATCAGCTATGGTCCGCGTATTCCCATGACGCCACTGGCGTTCCCGTTTGCGAATCACACCCTGCCCTTTACCAAAACCACAAAAGCCTATTCCACCGCGATACAATGGCCTTACAGAAGATTGCCCGGCTTCAGTGACATAGAAAGAAACGATGTGATCGTGTTTAACTATCCTTGCGGTGACACGGCGTTGTACAGCAAATCGGGTGATGACGCAGACTATTATGTGATGAAACGGAACATGACGCCCGACACGCTCAAAATGTTTTACAGCGATCCCATTTACCGGCCGGTAGACAAACGTGAGACCTGGATCAAACGTTGTGTAGGTATCAGTGGCGATACCATCATGGTGGCAGACGGACAGCTGTTCGTAAATGGCAAATCCGGATTTGAGCCACCGAACGCGTTGACTAGCTACCGGGTGAAAACAAGAAGCGGTAAACCGTTCAATGATAAACAGGAAAAGGACCTTGGCCTGTCTGGCGGATATGGCCTGGGAACAGATTCCAGTCGTTATTATACCTACGATCTTACGAAAGAGGCAGTGGCACTGGTAAAGAAATGGGGCGATACCATCTATGCAGATCCCAAAATACAAACACGCAAAGGCATTTTCCCCGGAGACCCTGACAAATACGCCTGGAGCGAGGATGTATACGGACCGGTGTACGTGCCTAAAAAAGGTGCCACGGTGCAGTTGGATACCTGTGTACTACCATTTTACCGTCGTGTCATCGTCAACTATGAGCACAACCAGCTGGAGGTGAAAGGGGATAAAATATTTATCAACGGCAGGGAAACAAAAGCCTATACTTTCAAAATGAACTACTACTGGATGATGGGTGATAATCGTCACCAGTCCATCGATTCCCGTTTCTGGGGCTTTGTGCCGGAAGACCATCTGATCGGCAAAGCCTGGGTGATATGGTTCAGCTTTCACAAAACGTATAAGGATTTTTATATCCGCTGGAGCAGGTTTTTTACGCTGATCAAATAA